The sequence atatcatcttcatttttcattttctttttgtcttttttttttaatccttttccttttttaattgtATCTTCATCTACAACTTCATCTCCTTCTTCACTTTCAACTACAGATTCatcattatcattttcttcttcatcatcttcatcttcatcacTTTCTGAATACTTTTGacttatatataaattggGGTTTCTTCTTCTTGGCCTTGTACTAGAATCTATAATATTAGATGGATCAATACCATCTAATTcctcttttaatttttgtttttttctatattcttGTATTTCATTTGGATTTGGCAATCTCTTTTGTTCTGAACATATTTGCTTTTTTTCACAAAACTCAATTATTCGTTGTTCAagctttttattatattcatcttcattttctttgtTTAAGTCTTTAAAAATAGTGGGAcctatttttaattctaatACAATTTTTCTTAACTTCTCCTTTTTAGTCATGTGAGTATTTTTTTgcttactattattattgatacttctttttttctttttttttgttgaatCATCATCAgaatctattttttcttttttttttttttttggaggATTATCATCATCAGAatttatttctctttttttctttttttttgattttaacGAACTATCACTTTCTAAACCATCAGCATAAACTTCTTCAGAATCTCCTGAATCTCCTTTATCTTCATcaaaattttcttcatcacgttcaataactttttttttttttgtattattctTTGATGtagatttttttatttcttcttttttatatttttttttttcttcttctacttcttcatttttttgttcgttatataatttaaaaattttttcttttaaaattctttttagtaagtcttttttttctttattttctgaAAAATATGATTCATCTACGTTTAAATGATCAGCTACATCTTTCCTAACACTTTTTAAAGTTACTAAATTTAAATCTTTTTCTGGTAATATCTTATCTAATATGCTTTCTATTTTAAAGACTTCATTTGCTGTatctataaatttttaatttatgtaaatataaatataaatatatatatatatatgtaaattgtactatttttaaattttttatagtaattatttagttatatttttttgtttagaGATCATATTATTGTGaaattatgtaaattttaaataataaaaaattataattcatatataaataaaattttcaatcAATAAGTGTTATGTTCCATTtgaacattaaaaaatacaaacacatacattttaatttttttataattatatatatatttacccATTAGttcaaatataatttttttaaagatatattttttttttccttgaAATTACAAATAAGCaggaaatatatatttaaaaataataaataagaaaataaaaagtttaataGTATCTTTgctatatttataaaattttatggATTCTTAAAAATGAAGCTTAATAATAttctaaaagaaaaaatgtatCTGAACTTTTACAGTTCCACataagaacaaaaaaaagaaaaaaatagatagtaaaaaaaaaaaaaaataaagtaaatttacacttttattaaaaaatttacaatttAATCATTATCAATTTAAAAACAATATTAAATTTGAAAtagagaaaatttttttttttttttttttttttgtcatgCACGCTTCACTTTAATTCttatttgaaatttttacttaagagccatttttaagaaaaaatattttctttttttcaatatactTAGATTTTAGTTTtgtattttaaaagatattctcgtttatattattttgtgcttttatattttttcttatatgcATTCGCATGGATTATTACCTTTTTTTCACAtctatttttgtattttttatatatatattaatattatttttatattgatTATTTTAAAGTATTAAATGTCttcatacattttttttttctttttttttcatatatatttttttttcgttttatttgtattttttttttatgagatatatttacatattaaaaaatattatttaaatgtataaaaatttttaaataattttttaaaaagtttcataaatttaatatttattctaaaaatataCGTAGTTTAATAAACATTTTAGttctaaataaataattaatcctctttttttatttaaaattaaaattgcTTTATGATACTTGATAAAAACGGAAATAAAGAcaatgaaattttattttattagaaaaaattgtcgaaaaaaaaaaaaaaatatataatacttAACTGTAAATattagtatattttttttaaatttctattttcaatgaaaatgtattttttttttttcttttatgctaagtcaaaaattattttaatttttaaaaagatatttcattttataaataaaaaaataaatttaaagtacatttataaaaaaaaaaaaaaaatattcttttaaaaataaatgaaacttaatatttatttattggaattttattttcaaattcaatttttatttctcttaATATACTAAGTTAATATCatatagaaaaaagaattgtctttaaattttttgtttaataaaGCTTTATAAATAGaagtatatattaaaaaaaattatgtagaaatatttaataaatgaatacATTTTTGcacaattattttttttttaagcaattataattttttaaaaacgcaacaaacataaaaaaaaagaaattatgtatatgaaatttgcatttttttttttaagtcataaaatgttttacagtcattcataaaatatttaataaaaagatcaaaataaaaatttcatatttaatgaaaatatgttttttttacaatttttcatttgttcATTAATAGTTAAATATAAAGAGAGcataaatgtaaataaaatatttaaatttatagaacatataaaaatttcaaaaaaaattattttattacaaataaaaaaattaattcaaataaatttatataaaaacttgTATATCAGTTATGATaaacatattataaaaaagaaattattgtAAAAGTAATTCTATAAAAACAAAGAGAcagtttaaatttttttttaattttatttgaaataatgtcacaatattacaaaaaataggTTTCTTCTAAAGTTCATTAAATTTCATTTGCATTCTTCTTTATACCCATACTgctaaagaaaaaaattttgctATCTTTTAAAGACATACAAAATAGAAAggagtaattttttttgaaaatagtAGTTGCATAGATTTGCATTTACAagataaaaatgttattaaaaagaatagcACTAATATATACAAAAGACATATCTATATGAGGTTAAtaagaattataaaattatatttataagagCATAagcattattttctttttatatgaGTAAAATTTTTGCATAAAATTTGCATGGCAAATAAAAATACggaaaattttgaaatagATTGTACATGCTTggatttatatgaaaaagttACAAAAAGATATTACTTTAATGATTGctcaataataaaaaagtgtATAAAAAATGGAATCTTAAAAGAATCTGATAGTGTATGTATATATGGAAAAGAAAATTGTGGaaaaacattattattaacaGAGATACTAGTTGACCTTACAGCCGTAAAAGAATTAAGAGGAATGAATTGCAAAGTTGTTTACTTAGATTGTGATTTATCCTTTAACTAtcaaaattatgaaaatataataaataataaatttcttaaatatataagtaaTTGCAGCACTGTTAATACcgatgaatataaaaatattaatctaaaaaaagaatatttagataattctttttctaatatttacTATATTCCAATATTTAATCCAGGTCATCTTTTAgttattttaaatacattaaaaaatttattagaaaaGAAGATTCTTGTTGAAGCGTTGATTATTGACTCTTTATCTTTTTGGAACTTCTGTAAATATGAtaaagtaaattttttttcagatAATAGTTATGTAAAAAGAAATACTTCAGATTTATTAGATTATGCTTTTACTctcattttaaatttaaagaaaaaatttagatttctatttttttatacaaaatTAAGCAGTGAGGATAAATTTATTGAATATACCATTAATTTGTCTGTTAATGAGAAATTAAATGAACAAATGAATGATGTTGAAATATGTgagaataaaaatactaataatttttctataaataaaTCAAGTGATTTAAAGCAAGTATTTTTAATACcacaaaattttaatgatatattaaaaactCATATATTTCGCAAAAAAGATTTTATaactaataattttttaatagaaaaaccttttttaatttttttaatatcgaatgaaaaaagtaaatttacACATATCAAAAATAGGAATGATTTGAAGAGTTTGAACTTCTTATTGTGTTTGTCTTCTGAAATGAAAGATTTGGACAAAACACACTACTCAAAGTTTTTCTTTATGATAATTAATTCTCACACAATTGTACCATTATAAAAAtacgtatatatatatatatatatatatatatatatatatatatatatatatagaaaattactaataatatgtaatataaaataataattatttaagttaataaaaatagttctataaataaaaaaaaaatttacttggaaaaataaatttttaatttaaactGCATATAAAATGGAAAATATGAATttggataaaaaaaaaaaaaatttataaacatAAGTACgtgttttataaatatttaatttttattaaaatatttatgctTCAATTATCTAAAACATTTAATCATattcttaatatattttagatATGTAACTTTATTAAGTACTTAATCCAAAATTATGCCGACTTCCTAATGacttgtaaaaaaaataaaccgaatagaaatttaataaaaatatcttatcattttaaaaagagacttcaaaattttaattttctattaataatTCATCAAATAGTATTACTTTTTAATCTTCTACGTGACAATTAAGGAGATACTACggtataataataatttttttttttaatttaaaaatttatttagcaaatatggaaaaaataaaaaaagaaatgtaaAGAGATAATTTTCTACAGGAAATTgtaaatttaaaatgaagttttttttaacttcatagataagaaaataaaaaaaagtaattcacctattttaattcttcatataaaatattcttaagaaaataatttatttgtatGCCTTAAAAATACGattttatgaataaattaTGTTAGTTTAAATAACAACGTGGGAACACAATTGTGTAGATAAAATATAAGTTTTTgagagaataaaaatatatatagaagcAAAAAATTCCTATAATTCCattttttacaataaaaaaagaattagaattaattttttagaagATATCTTTAagttatatatgtattaaaataattaaagtaTTCCGTATTACTACAATTGAGTTTGTTTTTAATGGTTATTTTATAACTTACAATTTGTATTTAGTAAACAGAACTTGAACATAAAATTTatgtttataaataaaagtaaagaaaataattaactTTATTTTGTTCATATGCACTTATTTTGCacacaaaaataaaataatttttttcatgtaTTCTTATGGTACgtaataattaaaatcttAATTTTAACTAATTCCTtcaataaaaagaaaaaaatgctttttatatggaaaataaaattatataaaatcttatgatataaaaaattatttttacatgcAAAAACTTATAAGCAACAAACATATAAAGgagaaattttaaataaaatgtgCAAATTATGAAAATCTCAATGTATTTACTATATTTcgtaaaaaattatgaaagaTGCTAAGTATACAAAATTTTGAAGTAATAtttcataagaaaacaatgttttaaaataactaacaatttttaatattaatatatataaacaaattCGCCTAATAAGACCTacatattaaaagaaaaactcATAAGAATTTATAGAATTGTTGCAAAATTTTACAGATTGATGCaccatttataaaaaatatttttggtttttatttttaatttttaccttaacataaatttaatgtttaattttttattttatgtcaTTAAAAGTGCATGaacttatttaaatatttatttcattttttttttttaataaaagatttaaTTGTAAATACAAGACTAAGGAGTTAACAATTAagatttttatgaaatattcACGAAAAGGGAATAGTCTCTCGTAAAACCATCTTACactttttattcattttatttactttttattcGTTGCTGTTGTAATTCTTAATTTACAGAAATAAAAGCTTACttcttcaaaatttttttttttctaatacaTATAcgttaagaaaaaatttttaattttttaacaaaaataactGTACTGTTCAGGAAAACCTGTGGATTATTTCATGGTATCATGTTCtgaaaacaaaattttatttttatttctgttttactaattatttttttttttatataaaatatagtgtttttttttgtttttttcgaaaatttaaatatattatttctaaatatttccacataaaatttcttttttattttctgattcttaaaaaaattttaaatttattttaaggAAAAAATGCAATATACTGAAACGCAAAATATAAAAGCTACACCAAATAATggaaatgaagaaaatgtgTACGAAAAAGACACACACAATAACTCATCACAAGATAATAATTATGATGAATCTACACAAAATTTAGGAAAAACAAATAATGTAGGAGGATATTATACAGTTACGCATGAAAATAATCCATCACTTGATGCAAATAATATTCAATATACTGCACCTGGTATTAATGAGTCAGGAATACAAGTAGATCCAACAACTATGCAAGCAGCTGCAGCTATAAATCAAAGTTTAATGTTTCAAAATAATGGAGCCCCCATAGATTATCCtgtaaatttttattcaaaataaatgagatttttctaatttaatttatatttttttttttatttatttatttttaaataatctaGAATTCTCAATAAAATGTTTCTAAAATACTTtaattatcaaaatttttttttttttgatagaACTATCATATGTTTAATGGGATGAACACAATGTATGGAGGGATACCTCAGTATTACGGGGGTATGCATATGCCAATGAATCCGTATTATGATCCATATGGAATTATAAATCCTTTATCTTGTGCTCCTCTTAATATAGAAAagacaaagaaaaaaacaaaaaaattttattgttGCTAATATTTCAAAgtatagaaatattttttttattatataatcaaaaatattttttcttatgaaAATTggttttttatgttttttaaaatatattttatatggtagattttttctattctattttttaatcaTTCTATATgtgaattttatattaacaaTAAAATTTATCTTATAGTTGAATACCATTAACCTTGATCGCAAAAAATtagcaaaaaaaataaaaaaatattatacatataatattttatacagATTTTTACTAGAGATGCACTCTTATAAGGgataaattttcatataaatggtgggttttgttaaaaaaaaaatcataaattTTACCTTTATAATCGTTTTCTTCGAAAGTTTATAAAATAAGCAATTTTATAAAGTTgtgaaaatttttctttttaataaatttattaaatgattaTCTTTTCATATTAccttttttaatgttttagttttcataaaataaaaatttatttatacatattttttttttttttttttttttattttttacaattaCATACTAATTCacttaaaaacaaatatcaTACATTAGTTTTCTACTATATCTggtgaaaaaaagaaagaaaatatataacatataaaattaaatgtaaatttacttaatttaaatttttaatttatgtaaaaaataagtataaatTTTACATGTAAAAGAACATACCAAAAATTTAggtaaaattaattttttctttttttttattatcattaaaatttatttgaataaaattGTCTGTTTTAGAagttcatatatattaatatacttttttttattaaagtaatTCATaacttatatttattaatcttAGCTGTTAAAAGTAAAATGTGGAATAaccattatatttatatgagcATAAAATAagttaattcaaaaaaaatattttcatagacaaaaaaaatttatagaattaaaataaaaatattatatttaaatataatttttttttatatatgttataaatgaacattccaaaaaattaatatattaaattaaataataaacttTCTATTCTAAAATAActgaatttattaaaatttattgatTTAATCAGGaattactttttaaaattaaaatattaatctcaattttaatttgtctacttaaaatatattgtattaatatatttatattatattaacgttttaaattatttaatccttactattttttttttatataatgtactcataaatataaagttataaagtttttttgAAAACTAAGGTATAGCATATAAGTTAAATCCTTTTGAAATGTATagtataatattaataaaaaagtgaaataaaaaatttatttaaataacaatatatacatatatatatatttaagatatattttctttttctcttcttaatatttttcttctattaaaataaacaaatatttttatattaaattttttgagaataatgaaaaataataaattatttcttttttgtttttgtttcaAAACATCATGTTCTTTTAGCTCtatacaaaattaaaaatatattgattaaattttaaggaaattaaaaataatataataaagttAGTTTCaagaataagaaaaatttaaatattgaaATAATTCAATTTTCCTTAGAGATTTGTGCATAGGTTCTTTTTAACACAAACTTTTCATAAAATCCCAAAAagtgtttcttttttttcataatctCAGAATGTTTGATACCTTTATAAGATCTACTTCTTTAAAATgtgattattatttaaaattaatgtttcagaaaataaaatttaaaaaaattaatttttttttaattttttgtatcataaatatttttaaattaaaataccTTTGAATTCCTTAATGAAatctctttttctttaattattatttatgaaTATCATTTGGAAACTTGGAAATATAagataatttctttttcttttttcttttttttacacatataatagtaattattttatgttatatagaaaaatataaaaactaaaatagtagaaatataattttatccattactaatgaaaaataattaaaattttctctgatattatattttattcttttaaagattctttatatatatatataataatatacatttgttttgttattttttttcattttgaaaattcattaaaaaatttagtgtgtgttcaaattttttttttgtattttatacCTTAGACATTgtaatattg comes from Plasmodium relictum strain SGS1 genome assembly, chromosome: 9 and encodes:
- a CDS encoding P-loop containing nucleoside triphosphate hydrolase, putative, whose amino-acid sequence is MANKNTENFEIDCTCLDLYEKVTKRYYFNDCSIIKKCIKNGILKESDSVCIYGKENCGKTLLLTEILVDLTAVKELRGMNCKVVYLDCDLSFNYQNYENIINNKFLKYISNCSTVNTDEYKNINLKKEYLDNSFSNIYYIPIFNPGHLLVILNTLKNLLEKKILVEALIIDSLSFWNFCKYDKVNFFSDNSYVKRNTSDLLDYAFTLILNLKKKFRFLFFYTKLSSEDKFIEYTINLSVNEKLNEQMNDVEICENKNTNNFSINKSSDLKQVFLIPQNFNDILKTHIFRKKDFITNNFLIEKPFLIFLISNEKSKFTHIKNRNDLKSLNFLLCLSSEMKDLDKTHYSKFFFMIINSHTIVPL